GCGGGGGCGGCGGGCGCGGATGTGCGGGCAAACCTGCCTGATCGCGGGCGCGTTGTGTTGCGCCCCGGTGAGCGGGCGCTGGTGCCGACCGGGTTCAGGCTGGAAATTCCTGAAGGGTATGAGGTGCAGGTGCGGCCGCGCTCTGGATTGGCGCTGAAGCATGGGATCATGCTGGCCAATAGCCCCGGAACGATCGACAGCGATTATCGCGGTGAGGTGGGGGTGATCGTGCTTAATGCCGGGCAGGAGGTGTTCGAGATTGGCCATGGTGAGCGGATTGCGCAGCTGGTGGTGGCGCCGGTGGTGCAGGGGGAGTTCGTGCTGGGCGGGGATTTGAGCGAAACCGTGCGGGGCGCGGGCGGGTTTGGTTCAACGGGGCGCAGCTGATGCTGATGATTGTCGGGCTGATGGCGGTGATCTGGGGGCTTGGGCGCGCGTTGCGCTGGCCCGGTTGGGTTGTCTGGGGGCTGATCGCGCTGGTTTACGTGGCTGTGGTGCTGGCGCATCTGGTGTTGCCGGAGGGCAATGCGCTGCGGGTTGGAACCGGGAGCGCGGCTGGCTGGCTGATTCTTGGCGCGATTGTCGTGGTGGTGGCGGCTTATGCACGGGGGCTTGGCTGGTTGAAGGCGCGGGCGAAGGCGCCGGAACAGACGGCGGTGGCGCCGGGCAGTTTTGCGCCGGGTGAATTGCCGCGCTATGCCCGGCATATCGTTTTGCATGAATTGGGCGGGCCGGGGCAGAAGCGGCTGAAGCAGGCCAAGGTGCTGGTGATCGGTGCGGGCGGGCTGGGCGCGCCGGTGATGCTATATCTCGCGGCAGCCGGGGTGGGCCGGATCGGGGTGATCGACGATGATGTGGTCGAAGGGTCTAACCTGCAACGCCAGATTATTCATACCGACGCGCGAATTGGTGCGCCCAAGGTGCGCTCGGCGATGGAAGCGATGCGCGCGCTGAACCCTTGGGTTGAGGTGCGGCCGTATGAGCGGCGGTTGAGCGCGCAGATCGCGGAAGACCTGTTCGCGGAGTTCGATCTGGTGATCG
This is a stretch of genomic DNA from Aquicoccus sp. G2-2. It encodes these proteins:
- the dut gene encoding dUTP diphosphatase — translated: MVAIRLVWIDGADREVVLPAYATAGAAGADVRANLPDRGRVVLRPGERALVPTGFRLEIPEGYEVQVRPRSGLALKHGIMLANSPGTIDSDYRGEVGVIVLNAGQEVFEIGHGERIAQLVVAPVVQGEFVLGGDLSETVRGAGGFGSTGRS
- a CDS encoding HesA/MoeB/ThiF family protein, with amino-acid sequence MLMIVGLMAVIWGLGRALRWPGWVVWGLIALVYVAVVLAHLVLPEGNALRVGTGSAAGWLILGAIVVVVAAYARGLGWLKARAKAPEQTAVAPGSFAPGELPRYARHIVLHELGGPGQKRLKQAKVLVIGAGGLGAPVMLYLAAAGVGRIGVIDDDVVEGSNLQRQIIHTDARIGAPKVRSAMEAMRALNPWVEVRPYERRLSAQIAEDLFAEFDLVIDGTDNAETRYLVNRACVAQGKPLISGAIVQWEGQVSVFDPAHGAPCYQCVFPQAPAAGLAPSCAEAGVVGPLPGVIGSMMALEAVKLIAGAGHVLRGELLIYDGLYGETRKISVARRADCPVCGAKAE